In one window of Lactobacillus sp. ESL0791 DNA:
- a CDS encoding phage major capsid protein yields the protein MYLLTMSLTDKDKENNLNTRSRPIDFKTRDLANGNHEISGYAIVFNQPSEDMGFTEYISPSALNGVDFSNLMLLYGHDFNQILARTDSKTLSVKIDDKGLFFVAELPNTTLGNDTFTDIQNGNIKGASFRFDIADDGDSWQEDENGTLIHTVTKISDVPEISLTPLPAYQETSVQIQRSLTKYKKEEINLSKEKTRDTSTATNDEKDVATNTDIPDKSDDTNTTVPDFSSLVQVVNQLEKAVEALGQSNTEETASAEDNKIEDTDDSDSDDTTDDADTDDEDEKIDETRSLTKKEEQPRVKIKSTNINNNQDAQLRGFADYVKSHGATRDNITTGVEGQVLVPKQVLDAYHQPEDKNSLTSLVNRVAVTSPSGSLPIIKKGTARFTTKAELAQNPELAKMGIGEVAYNLQTYAGSLPISNEMLSDYSQINSLVAQYLTDMRGLTEQDKIGAILTQATAVTANDADGLKDAVNIGLANYDKQFIMTESAYNFIDKLKDGNGRYLFEDSISSASGKTLLGLSVTVVPDAVLGGSAKAFIGDPKAFVLEAYKDESSIKWMDNDLYSQKLAAYIRADFKVADADAGKLITLTAGAPKSGK from the coding sequence ATGTATTTACTAACAATGAGCTTAACGGACAAGGATAAAGAAAACAACTTAAACACTAGGTCACGTCCCATAGACTTTAAAACAAGGGATTTGGCTAATGGTAATCACGAGATTTCTGGGTACGCTATAGTGTTCAACCAACCCTCTGAGGATATGGGGTTTACAGAATATATCTCACCTAGTGCCTTAAATGGTGTGGATTTTAGCAACTTGATGCTGTTATACGGTCACGATTTTAATCAGATACTTGCACGAACAGACTCCAAAACTCTATCAGTGAAGATAGATGATAAGGGGCTGTTTTTTGTTGCTGAACTACCAAATACAACCTTGGGTAATGACACTTTTACAGATATACAAAACGGTAATATCAAGGGTGCATCATTTAGATTCGATATTGCAGATGATGGTGATAGTTGGCAAGAAGATGAAAATGGAACGCTAATTCATACAGTTACAAAAATTTCAGATGTTCCAGAAATTTCCTTAACCCCATTGCCTGCCTACCAAGAAACAAGCGTACAGATTCAACGCTCACTTACTAAATATAAGAAAGAAGAAATAAATTTGAGCAAAGAAAAAACAAGAGATACATCTACAGCTACTAATGATGAAAAAGATGTAGCAACTAATACTGACATACCTGATAAATCAGATGATACTAATACAACTGTTCCAGATTTTAGTAGCTTAGTGCAAGTTGTAAACCAATTAGAAAAAGCGGTTGAAGCACTTGGGCAATCTAATACTGAAGAAACTGCTAGTGCCGAAGATAATAAAATTGAAGATACAGATGATTCTGACAGTGACGATACTACTGATGATGCCGATACGGACGATGAAGATGAAAAAATTGATGAGACTCGCAGTCTTACTAAGAAAGAGGAGCAACCTAGAGTGAAAATTAAGTCTACTAACATTAACAATAACCAAGATGCACAGTTAAGAGGATTTGCGGACTATGTGAAGTCTCACGGTGCTACGAGGGACAACATAACGACAGGCGTTGAAGGTCAAGTCTTAGTACCAAAACAGGTACTTGATGCTTATCATCAGCCAGAAGATAAAAATTCCTTAACTTCCTTAGTAAATCGGGTAGCTGTTACCAGTCCAAGTGGTTCGTTACCAATTATTAAAAAAGGTACGGCTAGATTTACAACTAAGGCAGAGCTGGCACAGAACCCAGAATTAGCAAAGATGGGTATTGGAGAAGTTGCCTACAATTTACAAACCTACGCAGGTAGCCTACCAATTTCCAATGAAATGCTGTCTGATTACTCCCAGATTAATTCTCTAGTAGCTCAGTACTTAACTGATATGCGTGGTCTTACGGAGCAGGATAAAATTGGTGCCATACTGACACAAGCTACTGCTGTAACTGCTAATGATGCTGATGGACTTAAAGATGCTGTAAATATTGGTTTAGCCAACTACGACAAGCAATTTATCATGACGGAATCAGCCTATAACTTTATTGACAAATTAAAGGACGGCAATGGACGTTACCTGTTCGAAGACTCAATTAGTTCAGCAAGTGGTAAAACTTTACTGGGGTTGTCTGTAACAGTTGTTCCTGACGCTGTACTCGGTGGCAGTGCTAAAGCCTTTATCGGTGACCCTAAAGCGTTCGTTCTTGAAGCTTATAAGGACGAGAGTTCTATTAAGTGGATGGATAATGATTTGTACAGTCAGAAGCTGGCAGCATATATCCGTGCCGATTTCAAAGTAGCTGATGCCGATGCAGGTAAGTTGATTACCTTAACGGCTGGTGCTCCTAAGTCAGGCAAGTAA
- a CDS encoding head-tail connector protein — MVDVKELLAELHIDDTAEEEATMTDLLGQATAVVNHAIADVDNPNLPKDSLYISAIKSLATQLYYDRTLASGESQGVNALISAVEHKYSGDTDGT; from the coding sequence ATGGTAGACGTCAAGGAATTATTGGCTGAATTGCATATTGATGATACCGCTGAAGAAGAAGCAACAATGACCGATTTACTTGGACAAGCTACTGCTGTAGTGAATCATGCAATTGCAGACGTTGATAATCCTAACCTGCCAAAAGACTCACTTTATATTTCTGCTATAAAATCTCTAGCGACCCAGCTTTATTACGACCGAACCTTAGCAAGTGGCGAATCACAAGGTGTAAATGCTTTAATAAGCGCTGTTGAACACAAGTATTCAGGTGATACTGATGGCACTTAA
- a CDS encoding phage head closure protein — MALNSIQPYSLNKKAEFGKVQLVHNSNTGANINRFVSQFSLWCMPYTRAISQQISLTPEQLDQPIIIVRHNTKVTTDMLVEYDGIQYSIMNISSDDSNKIIAYDYITLRKKGK, encoded by the coding sequence ATGGCACTTAATTCAATTCAGCCATACTCACTTAACAAAAAAGCGGAGTTTGGTAAGGTTCAATTAGTTCATAACAGTAACACAGGTGCTAATATTAACAGATTTGTTAGCCAATTTAGCCTATGGTGTATGCCATATACACGGGCAATCTCCCAACAAATAAGCTTAACTCCAGAGCAATTAGACCAACCAATTATTATTGTCAGACATAATACTAAAGTTACTACGGACATGCTAGTTGAATACGATGGCATCCAGTACTCAATAATGAATATTAGTTCTGATGATTCCAACAAAATCATTGCTTACGACTACATTACCCTCAGAAAGAAGGGCAAATAG
- a CDS encoding HK97-gp10 family putative phage morphogenesis protein: MDYEKWIKQFMEDAKKDVPDEKDQTEITKAGAEVLANALHDKARQMHYSKEENPKYGHLADDIHVEAGDITGEQNGASTVGFSDKAYIARFLNDGTKFRKGDHWYDATVEQTKGEMYQAMDKKYKELKAK, from the coding sequence ATGGATTACGAGAAATGGATAAAGCAGTTCATGGAGGACGCTAAGAAAGACGTGCCCGATGAAAAAGACCAAACCGAAATAACTAAAGCTGGTGCTGAGGTACTAGCTAATGCACTACATGATAAAGCTCGCCAGATGCACTACTCAAAGGAAGAAAATCCCAAGTACGGACACCTTGCTGACGATATACATGTAGAAGCTGGCGACATCACCGGTGAACAGAATGGTGCAAGTACCGTAGGTTTTAGCGACAAAGCCTACATTGCTAGGTTCCTAAACGATGGGACAAAATTCCGCAAAGGTGACCATTGGTATGATGCGACAGTTGAGCAGACAAAAGGCGAGATGTATCAAGCAATGGATAAAAAGTATAAGGAGCTGAAGGCTAAATGA
- a CDS encoding DUF806 family protein, whose product MMPVDELAQDIRDLSLPWINSDSIATTNLSAEQMNDTANTIIFITESDYIPQYANSRIRRWLTQLELQIFWALEPPVNIVEAELDLIDKLEDLGWNVDPRGSHITDPNTQQLTKTIYLEKLLDTKKEAKK is encoded by the coding sequence ATGATGCCAGTTGATGAACTAGCACAAGACATTAGAGATTTATCACTCCCGTGGATTAATTCAGACAGCATTGCTACTACTAATCTCTCTGCTGAACAGATGAACGATACAGCTAACACAATCATTTTTATCACCGAGTCTGATTACATTCCGCAATATGCTAACAGCAGAATTAGGCGCTGGTTGACCCAACTAGAGTTACAGATATTTTGGGCGCTAGAACCACCAGTTAATATTGTAGAAGCAGAACTAGATTTAATCGACAAGCTAGAGGATTTAGGTTGGAATGTAGACCCTAGAGGCTCACACATTACTGACCCTAACACACAGCAATTAACTAAAACGATTTATTTAGAAAAATTACTAGATACAAAGAAAGAAGCAAAAAAATGA
- a CDS encoding phage tail protein: MSAHGISTVYFFKLDDTGKIIKGTDGLSDTGIYEADGNNEGFTSINITGLEVAGTNQWANDKIKRVTHGKAEPKVALTALDLDHDILMKMKGYSKDSKGGFIKGKKKPHIAMLVVSTGFDNETKVYEGLANTEIIEEASNHSTDNNNESDSNTTLSADVLNPLDPTVFADPNDPEHQEPYKIWFSDETGFDLAAILKEVGGGYTAVDGGSSQSIAATTTTTTANS, from the coding sequence ATGAGTGCACATGGTATAAGTACAGTCTACTTTTTCAAGTTAGATGACACAGGCAAAATTATTAAGGGAACAGATGGGCTTTCTGATACAGGAATCTACGAAGCTGATGGAAACAATGAAGGTTTTACTTCCATAAATATCACGGGTTTGGAAGTAGCAGGTACCAATCAATGGGCAAACGATAAGATCAAAAGAGTGACTCACGGTAAGGCAGAGCCAAAGGTAGCACTAACCGCCTTAGACCTAGACCACGATATTCTAATGAAGATGAAAGGCTATAGTAAAGATTCCAAGGGCGGATTTATTAAGGGCAAGAAGAAGCCTCATATTGCCATGTTAGTAGTCAGCACAGGGTTTGATAATGAAACCAAAGTGTACGAGGGACTAGCAAATACTGAAATCATCGAGGAAGCAAGTAATCATTCGACTGACAATAATAATGAAAGTGATAGTAATACTACTTTGTCCGCCGATGTGTTAAATCCGCTAGACCCAACTGTATTTGCTGACCCAAATGACCCGGAGCACCAAGAACCGTATAAAATCTGGTTTTCAGATGAAACAGGGTTTGACCTAGCTGCTATTTTGAAAGAAGTTGGCGGTGGCTACACAGCTGTTGATGGAGGCAGTTCACAATCAATAGCGGCTACTACAACTACGACTACTGCTAACAGTTAA